A region from the Salvelinus namaycush isolate Seneca unplaced genomic scaffold, SaNama_1.0 Scaffold1048, whole genome shotgun sequence genome encodes:
- the LOC120035383 gene encoding uncharacterized protein LOC120035383, with the protein MVKMAVLGLLGSLLYLLTGVSGETLSMFSIVGDDVSLPCNNVVNPDCSSTIWTYNRDASTGTIEEVAYGKIKVEMTERADRLSLGSDCSLHVSDVRAEDAGLYTCRQFLTETGPPQGEDAHVLLSVLTSTSNVVKLPISHIMLFVTLTIMAAIVTIHTRRNRPPKALPQQAEEASGIEVHVLEE; encoded by the exons ATGGTTAAAATGGCTGTTTTGGGACTGCTTGGGTCCCTTTTATATCTGCTAACAG GTGTCAGTGGAGAAACTCTCTCTATGTTCTCCATAGTGGGAGATGATGTCAGTCTGCCGTGTAACAATGTGGTTAATCCAGACTGTTCCTCAACTATATGGACCTATAACAGAGATGCATCTACTGGTACTATTGAAGAAGTTGCATATGGGAAGATCAAAgtagagatgacagagagagctgACAGACTGAGTTTAGGGTCTGACTGTTCTCTACATGTTAGTGATGTCAGAGCTGAGGATGCTGGACTCTACACTTGTCGACAGTTCCTTACAGAGACTGGACCACCACAAGGAGAGGATGCTCATGTTCTTCTGTCTGTTCTAACTA GTACCAGTAATGTTGTTAAGTTGCCCATCAGTCACATCATGCTCTTTGTGACACTGACCATCATGGCTGCCATAGTCACTATTCACACAAGGAGGAACCGCCCACCCAAGGCTCTGCCCCAACAAGCAG AAGAAGCCTCTGGTATTGAGGTTCATGTCCTGGAGGAATGA